CCACGGCCTCGGCGGGCCCTCCCTTGTCAGCCACGAGCACCGTGCCGGCTCAAAACGGTGGCACCGGCAGCGCGGCCAACAACAATCCATCCTCGACCAACGGCTCTCAAGTAGAATCCTCGACCGGTGACCGCGAGGGAAGCTTGAAACGATTGTCCGGAGAGATCGTCGCTCAGACCATCAGGGCGATCGAGGATAAAGTCGCAGAAGTGAAGAGGAAAGATGGTTCGTATCGtcaatttattacgaaatgTATACGCGCGCGCGTCTTTACATTCCCTTCTCTTACAGAAGAAGCCGTGAAAAGGGCCGTGATGGCCGAAGTGCAACGAGCCGTGAGAGTCGCGGTAGCCGAATCGAGGGCGAGCGAACGTCTACGAGTGCATCGAATGCTCGACGTTCCATTGTCTCAGAGAAACCACGGACCTCTCCGTCAAGGGCCGTACCTTCGAGTTCACGGTAATCCAGTCGATACGAATGCTAGAACAGTCACAGCTACACCGACCAACACCGTTTCCAATTCTATCACGTCGATCGGCGAGGACGAAAAGGACGCGCAATTGCAGACCGTCTCGGGATCCGTGAGTAGTATACTAGTTCACTGTTTGGGAAAAAACACGGGACGGGATAGAGGCAAAAAGTGTCCTTCGCTTATCCCCACTTCGAACGCTTTGTTGACAATTCTGACACGACACGCTACGGTAGTAGAAAAGCTATAatctgaatattcaaaatcataaaaattattcttatttataaagttatgTTAGGATAATCATTTAAGACTGAATGTTCAgcttattcgtatatatataattattatcttaactatttgaatgtaaaattacatttataaattaaactaatgttacaaattataattagccCACACAtattatgagaaataaaaatttctctatcgATACGTTAAACTTCTCTGGGTTCTATTCCTTATGCTGATGCATAAAAGTTTAGATATAGTTGTAATTTTGGATTAGTATACGTGACAAATACCAtggtaaaaacaaaaatgcgtacgaaaataatttttttccaaattaaccGCATTCCGCGAGATTTCATTCCAACAATAAACAGTACTCTTGCCACGTATCGACGCGCCaatgtgatttttttctcGTGCTCTATATTTCATGCCTTGCTCACCACCAATCCATTTTCAGAGTTGTTGGAACTGCGGCAGACCAGCCTTGGAGACGTGTGGTGGTTGTGGAATCGCGCGATACTGCGGCTCCTTCTGCCAACACCGGGATTGGGAAGCAGGAGGCCATCACGCAACCTGCAACAATCCTCCGCCTCGCGAACCTCGAAGATCAGCGTCTCGAAGTCCTCCCAGAATCGCAAGCGCAGCTCAGTCGAGCGTGAACGAGGCAAATATCGTCGCGCCTATACCGGCCAATGGTACGACCAAGGGGAAGTGACGTTACGACGGGAATTATTATCGACTCAGACGATTCGCTAGACCAATCCAATACGATTCGCGTTGACCATACACactacacacacacgcacatcCTTTCTTCTGACGGAGAATCATACATCTTCTGCTTTTCTTTCTCCACTTTCTTCCTACGCTTTCGCACTCTCGGCAAACCATGCGCCATTCAGTTGTACagttataatagtttaaatacCCTGTTATTCATCCAAGATATATTACGATACATTTTGTCAAATTCATCCGTTCGCACTAACCTTGACGAGTTAGAGAGTTAAGCGATCCCTTGCGTATCGCGATATACGAATACAAAGTTGCGGGAACAGTACATTTACgcgtgaaatgaaatttttcccttttaCGATTGTAGTTGTAATACCGTTCGTCGAATTCCTTCTTTAGAATAGTACGTGTAACGGTTCGTTGTACATTGCTATTTGATCGAAGCGACAAAGtagagataaattatataacatgtaTATATCTCGGATGATAGATCGttcaaataaacgaaattcttgtctagaaatgaaaatgaaaatgaaattatctttCGATACAACGAaagtatgaattaaaaatacgaatcCATTCACGTCGCCCGAACAATGAACAGtgataaataaacttaatacATGTTATACATTCTCTAGGTCTCTACGAACATGtagcataaaaaaaatcttgcacgcataaacaaaatatttgttatctaAATAAGttggaacaattttatatcataattttgcaatattgttttttcacACTTAGAACCGTATAATATTTGGCACAAATgcgatcaatttaaatttttcttcaccgTAATCGATACGAAGtgttatatcgatatttttcctaGTCAATTGATAGATTAATTGATAGATTAATAATCGCAACGAGTGATAAAACTGTTGCAACGTTTTACTTTACGCGCGTCACAGTGCAGGGACGCATGTATACGTTTATAAGTCTAGTCACTGTCGAGTCGAGAATCATAAAATGAGTTTATCCGTCGCGCGCATTAGAAAACTTTGCTCAAATTTAGATTACGAATCGTTGTATGTTTTTCTAGCTACGTTACGTTGCGGGGATGTATGATGGATTCTATAGAttgtatttatgaattaacgaAATACATGATTATTCTGTGTCATAATGCTTAAAGAACAAACATCgacatctttcttttcttgtaCACGTGTTTACATTCAACAATAACTTAAaacttatttctcttttttgacCGTCTTCCCTATTATATTTGCGAAAAGTGCTCtcgttttctcttcttttcctaACGTTTCCATCCAATCCTTCTTGTTTCTTGCGTACAGTGGAACGTTTAATTTGTTCAACATTATTTGTCCAGATTTGGTCGAACGCAAAGATTCTCCGGCTGCTGCTAATTCTTCCATGATCAAAGTTTTCTGATTCATATTCGCCGATCGCCATATTCTATCCAAGCATCTGGAACCGTGTGTACTGCGAGCCAATCGTGACCAAtatccttttaatttttttccaagtttttcCCTGCTTTTCTCACCGATATATTTGCTGTCCATGTAAGCATCCACGATGCGACTTCCTTTTGGATCTTCAAACAACCGCACTAGATCCTCTATGTCGGTTTCCAACAAGCAATTAACCATTTTTATgggtttattaaaattgagtaTAGCCTGTACTATTAGACTTCCGTGTAAATTGATCAAAGATTTCGAGTcatcttccttcttttcttttaaattttctaattgatcGAATGTTTTTAAACTTACCACGCAAGCCACGATAAAATGTTGTTTCTCGTTTACTTCGCAATGAAGAGTTCTTAAAAGTTCAGTTACAAATGCACCTTGCTTGATTTGCAATCTTAAACACGCATTCGCCACACTGACTAAAATTCCTGTAAAACCTTTCTCAAGAATTTCGGAAAAATGAACGTGAATCTCTTCAAATATCTGTTCAAACTTTTCCTTTACTGTACAATGATCAAATAGTCTTTGTACACTGAAGTTTGTATTTTGTGTCAATGACAATTGTTTCAAATTGCCtgaaaagtatttttcataaatgtcATTAAAAGATTTAGGATTTCCCACTGATAAGCAAGCCTCCAGCAATCTGATTGAACTTTctgtgttaaaaatatttgatagttGTTGATCTTCTCCAAGCTTAAAACATTCGTTTGTAATCTTTTTAACATACTCTTCCATCATAGTTGGAAATGTATcctttaaagaatataaagcaCTTTGCAATAATCCAGATGTAAGTTCATCTTTACCAAATTCTAAAAAGCAAGGCCATTTGTATAATCTGTTGCATGTTGaggataataaatctttatactcTTGTATTACTGGTCGTCTTAcatcatatatcattttttttttatcattagctTCAGGTTTATCGATTAGACCACCAAGACATTCGATAACAGTCCTCAAAAGATGATTCGCGTATGTATCGTACACAAATTcctctatattattaataaaatatttactcagCTTCAACACGATGCTGTTATAAGATTCCACTTCCGATTCCTTAACCTCTATATTGGCATCTACACTTTGTTCAGCATTAGATTCTAAaactattcttttatttcctctATCGGCGCAAACCATTACGATCTTTTGTAAAACATGACTAGCAAATCTGTCATTACTCAGAAGTCGTAAAGAAGGATTGAAAGTAGTAACTAACCTTTGAATCGTTTCCAAATTCGCATATTTCAAAAGTGAATCCAATATTCTGGATCCCACTTGATTTTGGGCATATTCAATTTCGTGTCCAATAGTTTGTTCGTATACATTATTCACAAATATTAGTTTCTCTTCGATAGAAGGAAAATCACTTTTCATCAATTCCAGAATACGTACCATATATTGATATGTATCATGATCTACATCAGATCCATGATTCCTTTGTCGTGCGAATTTTTTTGCCATCTGAGCACatgatcgttttttttttctttttttacctcTTTCATCGTTCCGGTTATTGTTGACCatgttttaaaatgatttttcacacAAAGTAACGTTTACATAACCTCTTTATTGCGTGCACGCGACGTCGCTCACAATTCTATGCACAAAGTATAGTAAATATAGACAAGAATATCATATaacgagagaaagatagagataaaataagaattgattgTCAATACCATCTATTGAGAATAATTGACTTTTCTTCAAAGAATCGTCTTTTTAAAAACACTCAAGAGATGGTGCTGATCCTCAATTCTTACTTTTCCTactattgaaatgaaatttttacatatatatcattaataatttcattttgctaaaacatatacaaatttaaacatttttaaatactaatttttttattatttctttaaatctatatatatatatatatatttatcatttttgcaACATGATCATACTTTTatagttttcttaatttcgaatttttattaaaataacttatctATGATGTCATTAGGATTAAAAATACACCGAGTTTTCCATATCATTTGTTCTTCCCTTTATTTTACACACTCGAATTAAATCTACATAAATCTTTATACGTCGTAtcgtaattcgaaaattcttaTCGTCTGGCATATCAGTGCgttttaacaagaaaaaaaattctgtaatGGACGTAATAGTGAAGAAACATGGAAGAAACAAGAACTTTCGAATGCGGTTCTTTGGATCTCACTAGCCGTTTTATTATCCCGTAGGCTCGGATCTTTTGTAATGTCTTCCAATCAATGATCATGGATAATTCTCGATTAGCGCAAACGAATGTATATCGTAGTTAATTAAAGGCCCCTTCGACTGCTATCacaaatagagaaaaagagcATGTTGAACGAAAATAGTTCTCATCAAGGACAATAAACTTCTTCCTTAcctaataagaaatatatctaCGTATATATAAGAGAAAGAGGATCGTTGTTCTTCTGGATTGACATTGATAAATTCGTGGGTTAACGAATGATATATGTTTCCTAATAGTTAATCTTCCATAAATTTATACGATGCATGATTTTGCAGAGACACATGAAATGATGGattgtaattagaaaaaacaGTTCTTGAATAGTTAATTTTTCCGATGTCTCCATAATATTACAGGTACCTTCGAGCATCAATAAGTTTTTCATAACGATGCATTAGATTGTATTCTAATAACTTCGTTAGGACTTGTACAGATAAAAGCGACCGTATATCGGTTGCTATCAAATCGCCGATTCAGCTTCTACTAATTCCTTAAACAAGATTTTTTATCTACTATAACGCGTAAAAGTTTACAATCAAATAGTCGAGAAAGACGGATTAAAATGCGAATAATTTGTAGCTGTACGCGTCAAACAGCTCCGTATTCCTCGCTAGATGGCGATTCGTCATTAGGA
The DNA window shown above is from Apis cerana isolate GH-2021 linkage group LG4, AcerK_1.0, whole genome shotgun sequence and carries:
- the LOC107993937 gene encoding nucleolar protein 9, whose translation is MVNNNRNDERGKKRKKKRSCAQMAKKFARQRNHGSDVDHDTYQYMVRILELMKSDFPSIEEKLIFVNNVYEQTIGHEIEYAQNQVGSRILDSLLKYANLETIQRLVTTFNPSLRLLSNDRFASHVLQKIVMVCADRGNKRIVLESNAEQSVDANIEVKESEVESYNSIVLKLSKYFINNIEEFVYDTYANHLLRTVIECLGGLIDKPEANDKKKMIYDVRRPVIQEYKDLLSSTCNRLYKWPCFLEFGKDELTSGLLQSALYSLKDTFPTMMEEYVKKITNECFKLGEDQQLSNIFNTESSIRLLEACLSVGNPKSFNDIYEKYFSGNLKQLSLTQNTNFSVQRLFDHCTVKEKFEQIFEEIHVHFSEILEKGFTGILVSVANACLRLQIKQGAFVTELLRTLHCEVNEKQHFIVACVVSLKTFDQLENLKEKKEDDSKSLINLHGSLIVQAILNFNKPIKMVNCLLETDIEDLVRLFEDPKGSRIVDAYMDSKYIGEKSREKLGKKLKGYWSRLARSTHGSRCLDRIWRSANMNQKTLIMEELAAAGESLRSTKSGQIMLNKLNVPLYARNKKDWMETLGKEEKTRALFANIIGKTVKKEK